ATCTCTGTGTTCAACATGGTGACCTTCAAGGTGAATAACCGTATCTTCCTTGTAAAATTTCATTAAAGATGTGAAAATGTTTAATGCTCTAATATGATGTATAGACTGCAAAGACGTACATGTATCCACCGTCTGCACCAACATTCGTTGCGTTTTTTCCTTCAGATGTGAAAAAGTCAGTTTTGTCATTTGTGATGCTTTGAGAGATTTACATGGGGTTTGTATTATATTCAATTATACCCCCTAAGGTTTGAGATCTTTTGAGTTAAATCAAAAAGACAAAACGCCTATACAAAGCAAAAAGACCATACAAAAACTTTGAAGTTGTCAGGTGGAGCCTGGAGGCGAGGTTCCCCATTTTCCTTCTGATTCCGATGGTTCAACCACATAGACATGGCCATTACTGAGCCCTACTGCAAACTGGTCACTCTCCGATGGATGAGTTGCGATCACTAGAGGATTTACTCTTGAGCTACAAAACCCACACACATCTCATCAAATACATACGCAGAAGCTAATAATATTTGATACGGTGATAGCAAGTCAATCTTTGTGAGCTTTGAAGACGGCACTGTCAATGTCCTCACTGCGTCAAATCTCAGACTGAGATGTCGGATTAATCCAACAGCTTACTTGCCTTCGAATCCAAGGTAACTATTATTCTCTTTTTAGTCTCTAAGTATCAAATATTAATAGCTTCTGACGTATGTATTGATGAAATGTGTGTGGTCTTTGCAGCTCAAGAGTAATAGTGATCGCAGCACATCCAACGGAGAGTGACTGACCAGTTTGCAGTAGGGCTCAGGAATGGGCATGTCTATGTGGTTGAATCAGAAGGAAGATGGGGAACCTCGCCTCCACTCCAGGCTCCACCTGACAAAGTTTTGTATAGTTTTTTTTTGCTTTGTATAGGCGTTTTGAATTTAACTCAAAAGATCGCAAACCTTAGTATTTTTTTGGGGTATAATTGAATATAATACAAAACCCCAAGTAAAGCATCACAAACAGACTTCTTCTGTCATCTTAGCAAATGACACGATGGTTCCTTCGTGTATACCATATGAATCTGATGACATCTTATTTTGTTAACAACCACAATGCACAACCAGTTTCTTGCTTCCTCCCAAGTCTAATATTTTAGACAACGTTATGGGCCCACCGAGCCCAATATATTGAGGCCCACTTCAGAGAAACGGTGATGAGTATTTAAGTTTTTAAACGGAAGTGAAAAATTTATCGTTCCGTCTTTGCTCGAATCAGAATGGGAGAAGTGGCTGCTCAGATTCCGACGAGTTTCGGCCACGAGCTCAGGGCTTGTCTTCGATGCCGCCTCGTCAAAACCTACGATCAGGTATCATCGGCTGTGTTTATTTATCTTGCGATATATTAATATGGTTTCTCCAACAGTTTAGGGATTCTGGGTGCGAGAATTGTCCATTCTTCAAGATAGAGGAGGATCCCGAGCGTATCGTCGATGTTACCACCCCTAATTTCAACGGGTATGACCTAATTTCGAATCCTCAAAATTTGAATTTACTGGACATTGTTCATATAGTCGATGCTTATTGATAAGAAGAATAATGCGTTGCAAATTGTGATTTCAATGTGGAAGTGACCTAAAGTTTGCTGCTTTTTAACTTGTTTCATGTCAAATTAAAAAAAAAAAAAGTTAACAGTGAGAAAGAGAGAGGTAGTGTACATATCTGCTAATACCTCTGTTATGATTGTTTTTTGTTTTTGCAGTACAATCTCTATGATGGATCCACGTAGAAGTTGGGCGGCGAGATGGTTAAGAATTGGTATGTTAAAAGCAATTACACTTTTAACTTGTTCTCTTTGTCCAACCATTACACTTGACTTTTGATATTATTGCTAAAGTTCATCACATCTAGAGATTTTGTATGTGAAAATATATATATACCGACCGTTTCATAGATGTGTATACAGTGAAAAACTCTTTCAGCCAAACTCCGGTTTAGATCTCCTATTAACTGTCGTTTGAGTGGTGACTGCATTGATAATTCTAGTTTTCTTCGTCCGAATAGTAGGCTTTGATGTTGCTATATTCTCGGAGCCTTATTTGAGACGGAAGTTAGTTCTAACACGTTGTGATATTCTTGTTTACAGGTAAATTTGCTCCTGGTTGCTACGCTCTTGCTGTCTCAGAGACACTCTCAGAGGACATGCAGGTAAATGTACTTTGATCGGCTATATAATAAGCAATCCTTAGTTCTGGTTTTCAAACTCCTAAGAATAAGGGATCCATGTTTCATAACGAGTGTTCTCATTTTCTTTTATTTTTCACTTGTTGTACAGTCACTATGCCAAGAAGAGCGAGTTCAGTACATTCCGCCAAAACGCATTTGAAGCCCTTTTCATCAACACTGTCTTCATGTGGACATCAGCTTCAAGAAGCCTGAGTGTGTGAATACATGGAGGCTATCAACGGAAGTAGTTTAGTTAACTATGTTTCATGATTACATATCTTTGTT
The DNA window shown above is from Brassica oleracea var. oleracea cultivar TO1000 chromosome C3, BOL, whole genome shotgun sequence and carries:
- the LOC106334771 gene encoding transcription elongation factor SPT4 homolog 1; the encoded protein is MGEVAAQIPTSFGHELRACLRCRLVKTYDQFRDSGCENCPFFKIEEDPERIVDVTTPNFNGTISMMDPRRSWAARWLRIGKFAPGCYALAVSETLSEDMQSLCQEERVQYIPPKRI